The Planococcus sp. MB-3u-03 genomic interval GCCGGTTTACCTATTCATTTTCGCTGGCACAATTGAGCCGATTCCATTGTCGACTATCGGCAAAAGCATTGTCCTCGTACTGGCTATTCCGTTTGCGCTAGCACATTTGACGCGTTATGCCTTGCGGAAGAGAAAAGCCTTCTTGAATGAGAAACTCGTCTCTTTTTTCGCTACCGCACAGATTTTCTTTTTATCTTTGGCGATTATGGCGATATTTGCTTCTCAAGGGAAGTACCTACTTAATAATCTTGAAATCATTTCCATCTTGCTGCTGCCTGTTTTATTGTTCTTTATTATTAATTTTATTTTGGTGCAAACAGCAGGGAAAGCCCTGAAGTTTTCCTATGAAGATACGGTGAGCTTAAGCCTGACGACTATCGCACGTAATTCGCCTGTCTCACTGGCCATTGCAGTTGTCGCCTTTCCGGACCAGCCTCTAATCGCCTTGGCCTTGGTTATCGGCCCGTTGATCGAATTGCCCATTCTAGCACTCGTTTCCCAGTTGTTGCTTTCTCTAAGGAGAGCAAGTATAGGAGAAAGCTAAATATAATATCCGTTTCACAGGCCTAGGTTCGGAGCTTACTTGAAATTAGCCGAGGGCGACATCAAGAATCATCATGATTGTAAACCCAA includes:
- a CDS encoding arsenic resistance protein, translating into MNILEKFQTVIILSAVGLGLLFGQIHFFEQYAESFIVPFLLLMLYGLFLTIPLQYLKDAFENRKFFTVSMLINFVWTPLVAWGLGAIFLADHPALWIGFIMLMVTPCTDWYLMFTSIAKGNVPLSTSVLPINLILQVVLLPVYLFIFAGTIEPIPLSTIGKSIVLVLAIPFALAHLTRYALRKRKAFLNEKLVSFFATAQIFFLSLAIMAIFASQGKYLLNNLEIISILLLPVLLFFIINFILVQTAGKALKFSYEDTVSLSLTTIARNSPVSLAIAVVAFPDQPLIALALVIGPLIELPILALVSQLLLSLRRASIGES